The sequence AGCGCCATCGTCTTCGTCAGGTCCCCCGGCTGCAGCCCGGTGTCGAAGTCGCTCCCCTGGCTCAGGTCCTGGCTGGCGTAGGAGACGTAGTCCGACTCGGGGATCCGTCCGCGCCACGCGTTGGCCTGCGCGGCGGTCAGGGTGAAGGGGTAGAACGACGGGTCGGCCTTGATGCGCCAGGGGAGCTGGTAGATGGCGGGATTGCGCATCAGCCACCCCACCTCGCCGCCCGGGCAGAAGGCGCCGCCCACGATGCGGCTCATCACCCCCCGGTCCAGCTGCCGCCCGTTGACGATGGGGCCGCCGGGGTAGGGATCGTTCGGGTCCGGCTGGGGGATCCACCCCTCGTCGGCCTCGTTGACGAACTTCCCCTCGGCCCACTGTTTCAGCAGGTAGTACTGCAGGTCGGTCAGCCGCAGGAACTTCGACGGCAGCACGTTGGTGATGGGGTTGTCGCCCGAGAGCAGCGGCATCAGCGGCAGGCCGTGCACCCGGCTGGTCGGCCGCCCGCCGCGCGCGAAGCGGTTCTCCTCGCCCGGCTCGCGCAGCAGGGAGAAGAGGAAGGTGCGCTCGGGGCCGTAGATGTCGGTCGTGTTCGCCGCCACGCAGCGGCGGAAGCAGTCGCGGTACACGTCGCCGGAATGCAGGCGGCGCAGCTGGCGGCCGACGGCGATCTGCACCCGCTCGCGCACCCCCAGCGGCCGGCGGTCCTCCGGCGCGGCGTTGGAGACCGGCGCGGCGAGCGTTTTCAGCGCCGTCCCTTCCCCCGCCTCCGGCGCGGGCGGCGGGCCGAAGTGCGCGTCCAGCACCGCGGAAATCCGCTGCTCCAGCCGCGCCCGCACCTCCGCCGAGTCGTCCGCCTCGGCGCCGTCGCCAGCCTTCGGCGCGCTCTCCGCGGACATCATCATCTTCTTCGCCGCCGCGGGCTCGGCGGGGGCCTGCGGGCCCGACGCCTCGGCGAACTCCGCCACCGCGCCGCGCAGGTCGGAGAGGAGCGACGCCGTATCTCCATCCCCACCTGCTGGCTCGGAGGTCTCCGCCGACTCGGCGGACGGCGCCGCGGACTTCATCAGCGTCGTCTGCCTTCCCGCCTTCTCCGCGCCGCCCTGCCGCGCGCGCGCCGCCAGCCGCTCGATCACCGTGGCGATCGGGCCCACCACCATCTCGGCCACGGCGTCGGGGTGGAGGCACGTCTTGAGGCACTCGGCCACCTTCCCCCAGTCCACCGTGGGCGGCGTGCCGATGCGGTCGGGGTCGAAGGTGCCGCGCGCCGTCTGGTTGTGCGGGTCGTTCGACTGGCTGAGGACCGAGGTCAGGAACAGGTACATCTCCGGCCGCCAGAGGATCGGCCAGATGTCGCGCCAGAACCAGGGGCGGAAGTCGGGGTTCCACGCCAGCCGCCCCGCCTGCCACACGATCAGCGCCTCCTGGTCGGCGGGATCGATGCGCTCCGGGCAGTCGAAGGTCCCCGCCGTGCCGTAGATGTCCGTCCGCGTCGCGAACCGGCGGACGGAGAGGTCCTCGACCACTTCCTCCATGGTCACGATGTCGGGGATCTCGGGGACGTAGTCGGGATACGCGGCCAGCACCCACGCGGGATACTCCACGTCCACGTAGCGCGTCTGGTCCACCTCCTGGCTGTGGAACACCAGCCGCGCCATCACCGGGCCGTCGCTGGTGTCGTCGAACCACCCGTCGTTGTTGGCGTAGTGCTCGATGCGCGGCTGCCCGAACTCGTCGAACAGGTAGGTCCCCGAGTTCCCGTGGCCGCCGAGGACCAGCAGGCGCGCCTCGTCGTCCACCAGCAGGCCGCCCAGCGTGTCGATGCTGCGCGGCTGCAGCGGCGGCGGGAACGTGGCCGCGTACTGGCCGCCGCCGTCGGGCCCGAACTCGGCGCGGCGCCGGTCGGTGAGCGACACCACGCGCGGGCCGGGGTCGATGATCAGCCGCTGCCGCGCGTCGTCGCCCGTCACCTGCGGGTTGCGCAGGGGATGGCCGTCGAGGTAGCCGTGCTCGCCGGAGAGCTGCTGGAACTCGTACCACCCCGCCTTCTTGTTGGCGAGATGGACGCGCCACTGGATGTCGATCAGCGTCCCGTGGTTCCCCCCGCCGTAGATCTCGTCGCCCAGCTTGAGCTGCCGTCCCTCGGGATGGTCGTCGTCGTAGACCCAGACGGAGAAGCGCGCGGCCTGGCGCCGGATGCGCCCCTCCGCGTCCTTGAAGCGCGACACCCGCTGCTCCTCGCCGTAGGGCGCGCCCAGGGGGAGCGAGTTGCCGTCCGCGTCGCACTCGATCGGCAGCACCCCCGGCTGCTCGGCACTGATGCAGAAGTCGTCGGGGCTGTTTCCCAGGCGGGCCACGCCGAGCCCGGGGTGAATCCTGTAGACCGTCGGCATTGGATTCCTCGGGATCAGTCGGTGAACACCAGGGAGACGTTGTCCAGCCGCAGCAGCTCGGGCTCGATGCAGTAGTCCGCGCCGATCACCACCAGCGTCACGGTGATCTGCGTGGCCCCCGCCTCGATCAGCGCGCGGGCGGCGCGGGTCACGTTCACGCGGTGGTTGCGCGGCGTGTTGTGGCTGCGGGGACGGAGGTCATAGGGACGCGGCGACCCGGGGACGGCGCAGTGGCCCGGCCCGCCGAAGCACTCGCCGTGGCCGAACACCGCCAGGTACCCGCCGAAGTTCGGCCCTTCCGGAGGAGTATTCGCGTCCGCGTCCGGCTGGTTCAGGAAGATGCGGACGAAGCACGAGCGCTCCAGCTGCGGCACGCGGTTCAGCCGCACCTCGGCCTGGCGGAAGGCGCCGCGCACCGCGTCGGGGACGTCGATCGGGCGCGACGTCCACCGCCCGACGGGCGCCTCCATGCCGACGGGGATCACCGTGGCGCAGCGCACGTACTCGTAGCCGAAGCGCGAGATGTCGAGCGTGTCGGCCGTGGTGTAGCCCCACGGGGTGAGCACGGAGGTGAGGTCGGCGGGAACGGCGTGGGGATTGATCTGCTGCCACTCCCACCACGTCCGGTCGATGTTGGCGTGGATCGGCCAGAAGACGGGGTCGTAGCTGGCGGTGAGATTGCTGAACATGTCGCCCAGCTGCACCTGCCTCCAGCCGTAGAACTCCTGCCGCGTGTGGAACTGCCGCCCCGCCACCTTCACCGTGCGGTTGCGCTCCAGGAACGACGCCTGCTGCAGCGCCGTCACCGTCGACTGCGCGGGCGGCGCCTGGTACGCGGGGTTCATCCCCCCCGTCCAGATGTGCATGGTGTTGTGCGGGTTCTGGTCCAGGAACCCGAAGGCGTCGTTGTACAGGCTCCCCCCGCCGAAGTCGCGGAAGGTGCGCAGCGACAGGATCTCGTCCATGTCGCGCTGCGTGGGATAGTGGTAGTGGATCGCCTCGTTGATGGTCTGCGGGTTCCCGCTGCTGTCCTGGTACTCGGAGGGGAAGCGCAGCGCGTACCAGAGCGGGTTGCTGTCCATCAGCGCGTCCACGAAACGGTCGCCGTACGGCCCCGTGGTGAAGTCGTCGCCGATCAGCTTCCCCAGCTCGGTGAAGAACAGGTTGGTGGAGTTGAACAGCTTCCCCGGTTTGACGAAGGCGTCGCGGACCTTGATCGTCTCCGCCTCGCCCAGGCGGGGGACGGCCTTCGTGTGCAGCCACTCCAGCGCCGCGGGGGTGATGAACGCCTTGAACGAGCGGGGGATGATGTCGCCCTTGTACGGCGTCTCGGGGCAGTACCGGGGCATGGTGAAGTCCCAGTACGGCATGGTGATGCCGGGGCAGACGTCCTGCATGGCCTGCTCGAACTCGTACAGGTAGATGCGGTGCCAGGGGAGGAACCGCTCCCACCCGTGCTGGCAGTGGTCCTGGTGGATCAGCGCCAGGTTGTTGTAGTTGCGGTAGTCGCGCGGCCACTTGTTCAGCGCGTACAGCTCGCGGAAGGCGAAGCGCAGCTTGTCGATCTGCGTGTCGTCCAGGCAGTCGAGGTTCATCCGCTGGCGGATCCCCGTGGCCGGCTCGATCGCGGGCCGCCCGCCCCACGCCTGCCGCGTCAGCTCCGCCGCCAGGTCGGCGCCCACCGCGATGCGCGGGAGCGTCTCCGGCTCGCCCGGCGCCTCGAGGGTGGCGAGCTTCCCCTGCCGGTAGTCGTCCGTCGGGCAGCCGTCGTCGATCCAGTCGCTGATGAAGCGGATGTCGTCGCCGTCCACCCGCGGGCCGCCCCACGGCAGGCGTGGCAGCCGGCTCCCGTCGAACGGCGTCTGTCCGCGCAGCCCCTTCACCAGCCCTGAGGCGGCGCCGCGGCCGGGGTACTTCGGCTGGGCTGCCTCCTCGTCCGCGGCGGCGGAGGTGCCGCAGTGGCCGCACCCGCATCCGCTCACCCCGGGCTGCGGCGGCGCTACCATGCGCACGCCGTGGATCTCCGCCGCCAGCAGCGTGTCCAGGCTCCCCCAGAACCGCCCGGCGCCTCCATAGACCGGCGGCTCGGTGTGCGCCCGGTCCAGGATCTCCTGCACGCGCTCCCAGCGCGTGCTCGTCGCTTCAGCCATCGTCCTCTCCGTGTGAGGTACCGCCGACCGTCAACTGCGCCATCGAGGTTGGTATTCAGAAATCTCCCCCAAGTCAGAGGAGAACGTCATCCTGAGGCCCAGACTGTGTAAAAACCTCCTGGAGCGGTTTCTCCCGGGCGACATGGAGGCCGGCTCTTCGCACCTGCCTGGGCGGTTGTGGGGACTACCTGCAGTGCCCCCTAGA comes from Longimicrobium sp. and encodes:
- a CDS encoding LodA/GoxA family CTQ-dependent oxidase, which translates into the protein MPTVYRIHPGLGVARLGNSPDDFCISAEQPGVLPIECDADGNSLPLGAPYGEEQRVSRFKDAEGRIRRQAARFSVWVYDDDHPEGRQLKLGDEIYGGGNHGTLIDIQWRVHLANKKAGWYEFQQLSGEHGYLDGHPLRNPQVTGDDARQRLIIDPGPRVVSLTDRRRAEFGPDGGGQYAATFPPPLQPRSIDTLGGLLVDDEARLLVLGGHGNSGTYLFDEFGQPRIEHYANNDGWFDDTSDGPVMARLVFHSQEVDQTRYVDVEYPAWVLAAYPDYVPEIPDIVTMEEVVEDLSVRRFATRTDIYGTAGTFDCPERIDPADQEALIVWQAGRLAWNPDFRPWFWRDIWPILWRPEMYLFLTSVLSQSNDPHNQTARGTFDPDRIGTPPTVDWGKVAECLKTCLHPDAVAEMVVGPIATVIERLAARARQGGAEKAGRQTTLMKSAAPSAESAETSEPAGGDGDTASLLSDLRGAVAEFAEASGPQAPAEPAAAKKMMMSAESAPKAGDGAEADDSAEVRARLEQRISAVLDAHFGPPPAPEAGEGTALKTLAAPVSNAAPEDRRPLGVRERVQIAVGRQLRRLHSGDVYRDCFRRCVAANTTDIYGPERTFLFSLLREPGEENRFARGGRPTSRVHGLPLMPLLSGDNPITNVLPSKFLRLTDLQYYLLKQWAEGKFVNEADEGWIPQPDPNDPYPGGPIVNGRQLDRGVMSRIVGGAFCPGGEVGWLMRNPAIYQLPWRIKADPSFYPFTLTAAQANAWRGRIPESDYVSYASQDLSQGSDFDTGLQPGDLTKTMALPWQSDFNECSSQTIDVTYELWNVIDFTNPQDELMARQQRQWETLWWPAHRPMQNYELASVAPDGSRSYRWLDWARGVTQTNAGDLKMVTEWPRFTFVVRNTADPDPSYAFIGVERTHRTQEPR
- a CDS encoding tyrosinase family protein, whose translation is MAEATSTRWERVQEILDRAHTEPPVYGGAGRFWGSLDTLLAAEIHGVRMVAPPQPGVSGCGCGHCGTSAAADEEAAQPKYPGRGAASGLVKGLRGQTPFDGSRLPRLPWGGPRVDGDDIRFISDWIDDGCPTDDYRQGKLATLEAPGEPETLPRIAVGADLAAELTRQAWGGRPAIEPATGIRQRMNLDCLDDTQIDKLRFAFRELYALNKWPRDYRNYNNLALIHQDHCQHGWERFLPWHRIYLYEFEQAMQDVCPGITMPYWDFTMPRYCPETPYKGDIIPRSFKAFITPAALEWLHTKAVPRLGEAETIKVRDAFVKPGKLFNSTNLFFTELGKLIGDDFTTGPYGDRFVDALMDSNPLWYALRFPSEYQDSSGNPQTINEAIHYHYPTQRDMDEILSLRTFRDFGGGSLYNDAFGFLDQNPHNTMHIWTGGMNPAYQAPPAQSTVTALQQASFLERNRTVKVAGRQFHTRQEFYGWRQVQLGDMFSNLTASYDPVFWPIHANIDRTWWEWQQINPHAVPADLTSVLTPWGYTTADTLDISRFGYEYVRCATVIPVGMEAPVGRWTSRPIDVPDAVRGAFRQAEVRLNRVPQLERSCFVRIFLNQPDADANTPPEGPNFGGYLAVFGHGECFGGPGHCAVPGSPRPYDLRPRSHNTPRNHRVNVTRAARALIEAGATQITVTLVVIGADYCIEPELLRLDNVSLVFTD